In Streptomyces sp. SN-593, a single genomic region encodes these proteins:
- a CDS encoding acyl-CoA thioester hydrolase/BAAT C-terminal domain-containing protein encodes MAGEIVEYELAAPWEGFLATPAAGPAEVGVVVLSGSSGRIERERCRLFARAGVTAASIRWFGRHGQPPGICEVALETFVAATELLRERGAERVSILGVSKGAEAALLVSTLSDCADAVIALAPTSVVWANVGPGRDGRERPCSSSWTWQEQPLPFVPYDDSWMPTEPEGTPISVLGSYERSLATYADLLPAAAIPVERSAAELVLIAGGADRMWPSLRFAHELADRYAATGRELAMISRPDAGHRSVFPGEVARPPPSGSTTAVPPKRMRYSARLPGRPCWRRSSVPESHADNDQLILRRGWRRARTGAETSSTHQSRQRLQHQRARTMRSPNGHQPAAELSIEPSACSLGP; translated from the coding sequence ATGGCCGGTGAGATCGTCGAGTACGAGCTGGCCGCTCCCTGGGAGGGCTTCCTTGCTACGCCGGCCGCTGGCCCCGCCGAGGTGGGCGTCGTGGTGCTGTCCGGATCGAGCGGACGGATCGAGCGCGAGCGGTGTCGGCTCTTCGCCCGTGCCGGGGTGACCGCGGCGTCAATCCGATGGTTCGGCCGACATGGACAGCCGCCGGGTATCTGCGAAGTCGCGCTGGAGACTTTCGTTGCCGCGACCGAGTTGCTCCGCGAGCGCGGCGCCGAACGCGTCAGCATTCTCGGTGTGTCCAAGGGCGCCGAGGCTGCGCTTTTGGTGTCCACCTTGTCGGATTGCGCCGACGCCGTGATTGCGCTTGCGCCGACATCGGTCGTCTGGGCCAACGTCGGTCCTGGCCGCGACGGCCGGGAGCGTCCCTGTAGCTCCAGCTGGACCTGGCAGGAGCAGCCCCTGCCCTTCGTTCCCTACGACGACTCCTGGATGCCGACGGAGCCGGAAGGCACTCCGATTTCCGTGCTCGGTTCGTACGAACGCAGCCTCGCGACATACGCGGACCTGCTCCCTGCCGCAGCTATTCCTGTGGAGAGGTCCGCTGCCGAACTGGTGCTCATCGCTGGCGGCGCGGACCGGATGTGGCCCTCCTTGCGTTTCGCTCACGAGCTCGCGGACCGGTACGCCGCGACTGGGCGCGAGCTGGCTATGATCTCCCGGCCGGATGCGGGCCACCGAAGCGTCTTTCCCGGTGAAGTGGCCCGCCCCCCTCCGTCCGGTTCGACCACGGCGGTACCTCCGAAGCGGATGCGATACTCGGCGCGGCTGCCTGGCCGACCGTGCTGGCGACGGTCCTCGGTACCTGAGAGCCATGCAGATAACGACCAGCTCATCCTGCGGCGTGGGTGGCGGCGCGCCAGGACCGGGGCCGAAACGTCCTCGACGCACCAGTCACGACAGCGACTCCAACACCAGAGAGCACGAACGATGCGTTCGCCGAACGGTCACCAGCCCGCGGCCGAGCTCTCCATCGAGCCGTCGGCCTGTTCGCTGGGTCCCTGA
- the dnaB gene encoding replicative DNA helicase encodes MSQPETADDHWADHPPDERPAVSQFRKRGAGGSDEGRFSEGGGGFERVPPQDLDAEQSVLGGMLLSKDAIADVVEVLKGADFYRPAHETIYTAILDLYARGEPADPITTAAELTKRGEIARIGGSPYLHTLVNAVPTAANAEFYAEIVHERAVLRRLVEAGTRITQMGYAADGDVDEIVNSAQAEIYAVTEQRTSEDYLPLGDIMEGALDEIEAIGSRSGQMSGVPTGFTDLDSLTNGLHPGQMIVIAARPAMGKSTLALDFARACSIAHKMPSVIFSLEMGRNEIAMRLLSAEARVALHHMRSGTMTDDDWTKVARRMSDVTEAPLYIDDSPNLSMMEIRAKCRRLKQRNDLRLVVIDYLQLMQSGGSRRPESRQQEVSDMSRNLKLLAKELEVPVIALSQLNRGPEQRTDKKPMVSDLRESGSIEQDADMVILLHREDAYEKESPRAGEADLIVAKHRNGPTATITVAFQGHYSRFVDMAHT; translated from the coding sequence ATGAGCCAGCCCGAAACCGCCGACGACCACTGGGCCGACCACCCTCCCGACGAGCGCCCCGCCGTCAGCCAGTTCCGCAAGCGCGGCGCCGGCGGCTCCGACGAGGGCCGCTTCTCCGAGGGGGGCGGCGGCTTCGAGCGCGTTCCGCCGCAGGACCTGGACGCCGAGCAGTCCGTGCTCGGCGGCATGCTGCTGTCGAAGGACGCGATCGCCGACGTCGTGGAGGTGCTCAAGGGCGCCGACTTCTACCGGCCCGCCCACGAGACGATCTACACCGCGATCCTCGACCTCTACGCCCGGGGCGAGCCCGCCGACCCCATCACCACCGCCGCCGAACTCACCAAGCGCGGCGAGATCGCCCGGATCGGCGGCTCTCCCTACCTGCACACCCTCGTCAACGCGGTGCCCACGGCGGCGAACGCCGAGTTCTACGCCGAGATCGTGCACGAACGCGCCGTGCTGCGCCGCCTGGTGGAGGCCGGCACCCGCATCACGCAGATGGGGTACGCCGCAGACGGGGACGTCGACGAGATCGTCAACAGCGCCCAGGCCGAGATCTACGCCGTCACCGAGCAGCGCACCTCCGAGGACTACCTGCCGCTCGGCGACATCATGGAGGGCGCGCTCGACGAGATCGAGGCGATCGGCTCCCGCAGCGGGCAGATGTCCGGGGTGCCCACCGGCTTCACCGACCTCGACTCCCTCACCAACGGGCTGCACCCCGGCCAGATGATCGTGATCGCCGCCCGGCCGGCCATGGGCAAGTCGACGCTCGCGCTGGACTTCGCCCGGGCATGCTCCATCGCGCACAAGATGCCCAGCGTCATCTTCTCCCTGGAGATGGGGCGCAACGAGATCGCGATGCGGTTGCTGTCCGCCGAGGCGCGGGTCGCCCTGCACCACATGCGCTCCGGCACCATGACCGACGACGACTGGACGAAGGTCGCCCGCCGGATGTCCGACGTCACCGAGGCGCCCCTGTACATCGACGACTCGCCGAACCTGTCGATGATGGAGATCCGCGCCAAGTGCCGCCGGCTCAAGCAGCGCAACGACCTGCGGCTGGTCGTCATCGACTACCTCCAGCTCATGCAGTCCGGCGGCTCCCGGCGCCCCGAGAGCCGCCAGCAGGAGGTCTCGGACATGTCCCGTAACCTCAAGCTCCTCGCCAAGGAGCTGGAGGTCCCCGTGATCGCCCTTTCCCAGCTCAACCGCGGGCCCGAACAGCGCACCGACAAGAAGCCGATGGTCTCCGACCTGCGCGAGTCCGGCTCCATCGAGCAGGACGCCGACATGGTGATCCTCCTCCACCGTGAGGACGCCTACGAGAAGGAGTCCCCCCGCGCCGGCGAGGCCGACCTGATCGTGGCCAAGCACCGCAACGGCCCCACCGCGACCATCACGGTCGCCTTCCAGGGCCACTACTCCCGCTTCGTGGACATGGCCCACACCTGA
- a CDS encoding serine hydrolase domain-containing protein, which produces MHRVAVEQARGRTPSLIGGVVRDGELVWSGSRSMIEGHAPDTDTQYRIGSLTKSFVAVLVMRLRDEGRLALTDPLERHLPGTRVGEVTIGQLLAHTSGIASETPGPWWERTPGDVRPELADVLGAAPVKHPAGRRHHYSNPGFALLGAVVARLRGVPWGDALQQEVLDPLGMGRTGLLPRPPAAGGFAVHPWADVMVPEAVQRTGVMAPAGELWSTVDDLARWAAFLAGGHDGVLDEATVAHMREPAAPPEASTPGAGYGLGIQILRHHGRTLAGHTGSMPGFLAAVWVSVEDRLGAVALANSTSGPAVGGLAADLLTITADAEPAFPAPWRPADSLDAALLDLAGAWYWGTHPFGLLVLASGDVELRPLSGQGRGTRFHVEHDGTWTGRDGYYAGETLRAVRRDDGTLSHLDVGSFVFTRTPYDPQAPVPGGFPGWS; this is translated from the coding sequence ATGCACCGGGTCGCGGTGGAGCAGGCCAGGGGCCGGACACCGTCGCTGATCGGCGGGGTGGTGCGGGACGGGGAGCTGGTGTGGAGCGGCTCGCGCAGCATGATCGAGGGGCACGCGCCGGACACCGACACGCAGTACCGGATCGGGTCGTTGACCAAGAGCTTCGTCGCGGTGCTGGTGATGAGGCTGCGTGACGAAGGCCGGCTGGCGCTCACCGATCCGCTGGAGCGGCACCTGCCGGGTACGCGGGTGGGCGAGGTGACGATCGGTCAGCTACTGGCACACACGTCGGGCATCGCCTCCGAGACGCCGGGGCCATGGTGGGAGCGTACCCCCGGTGACGTGCGGCCCGAGCTGGCGGACGTGCTCGGCGCGGCGCCCGTCAAGCATCCGGCGGGGCGGCGGCACCATTACTCCAACCCCGGCTTCGCGCTGCTGGGCGCGGTGGTGGCCCGGCTGCGGGGCGTTCCGTGGGGCGACGCGCTCCAGCAGGAGGTGCTGGACCCGCTGGGCATGGGCCGCACCGGCCTGCTGCCGCGCCCGCCCGCGGCGGGCGGCTTCGCGGTGCACCCCTGGGCCGACGTGATGGTGCCCGAGGCGGTCCAGCGGACCGGCGTGATGGCGCCCGCCGGGGAGCTGTGGTCCACCGTCGACGACCTCGCCCGGTGGGCGGCGTTCCTGGCCGGGGGCCACGACGGGGTGCTCGACGAGGCGACCGTGGCGCACATGCGCGAACCGGCGGCGCCGCCCGAGGCGAGCACGCCGGGCGCGGGCTACGGCCTCGGGATACAGATCTTGCGGCACCACGGCCGCACCCTCGCCGGTCACACCGGTTCGATGCCCGGGTTCCTGGCGGCGGTGTGGGTGAGTGTCGAGGACCGGCTCGGCGCGGTGGCGCTGGCCAACTCCACGTCCGGGCCTGCGGTGGGTGGTCTCGCGGCCGACCTGCTGACGATCACCGCCGACGCCGAACCCGCCTTCCCCGCACCGTGGCGGCCCGCCGACTCCCTCGACGCCGCGCTGCTCGACCTGGCCGGTGCCTGGTACTGGGGCACCCATCCGTTCGGCCTGCTCGTGCTCGCGTCGGGTGACGTGGAGTTGCGGCCGCTGTCCGGCCAGGGCCGCGGAACGCGGTTCCACGTGGAACACGACGGCACCTGGACCGGGCGCGACGGGTACTACGCGGGCGAGACGTTGCGGGCGGTCCGCCGTGACGACGGCACGCTCAGCCACCTCGACGTGGGGTCCTTCGTGTTCACGCGCACGCCCTACGATCCGCAGGCGCCGGTACCGGGCGGGTTTCCGGGCTGGAGCTGA
- a CDS encoding discoidin domain-containing protein produces the protein MRVTPHGLSQPVRKRFRRSPQGIVLLALVLIASAYLSLSPTSSQAAAPQLLSQGKPATASSVQDAFGAAAAVDGNTGTRWSSAASDPQWLQVDLGSSQSITQVVLNWETAYGKAFTIQTSANGTSWTDIYSTTTGTGGVQTLAVTGTGRYVRMYGTQRATQWGYSLWEFQVYGGSGSGNPPATCGDGNAALGKPSSASSTENAGTPASAAFDGNAGTRWSSAASDPQWVQVDLGSAQSVCGAQLTWETAYATAYQIQLSTDGSTWNTVYSTTTGGGGTENLSFTGTGRYVRMYGTQRATQYGYSLWEFTVLTPGGTGTPPTGGNGDCPWVGSTAPVADRVAQVMAQMTNAEKVSILHGNNNASPYIGNINGIPSLCIPALGLQDGPHGVGDGLGGVTQMPSANASAATWDTALEQQYGAAIGAEFAGKGAQVALGPTLNIVRDPRWGRAFETFGEDPYLNGQMAAADIKGIQSQGVMAEMKHVAVYNIENPAGTVIVDNRTLQELYLPAFQAAVAQGSPAAAMCAYSVVNNVPACQNPALMNVGLYQQANFGGFITSDWGGTHSTQESANAGLTVEMPNGYFYADFLAQAVASGTVSQATLDTMTSRLLTQYFAFGLFDKAPSGSTGATVTTSAHQQVALQGAEEGAVLLKNNGILPLSTATTKSIAVIGWDGGAGVQTIGGGSATTTSSGTVWPITGMQNRVAGTGTTVQYNDATNLDSAVALARASDVAIVYASDNYGNEEHDTTTLDLPNNGGGSVSDNDMIAEVAAANPHTIVVLNNNSAINMPWLGQVAGVFEGFYPGQEIGTAMAALIFGDVNPSGKLPVTFPKSLADVPANTAAQWPGTNGQVQYSEGLDVGYRWYDAKNIAPLFPFGYGLSYTTFGFSNLQVGALSGGTATVHATVTNTGSRAGTEVAQLYVGDPASTGEPVHQLRGYQRVTLSPGQSQTVAFTVSTHDLAYWNTANSNWTTAAGNYGILVGDSSRNLPLTGTLTVPATVNGNLAAAVTPKAAASGPAATAAPLSVPNPYGMSSPVHKRVDWAYGGTTTGVSYTATGLPPGISLSADGTFSGAADTAGTWTVTVTGRNAAGSQGSATFVWTAT, from the coding sequence ATGAGGGTCACCCCACACGGGCTCTCCCAACCGGTCCGTAAACGTTTCCGACGATCTCCCCAGGGCATCGTGCTGCTCGCCCTGGTGCTCATCGCCTCGGCGTACCTCTCGCTGAGCCCGACCTCCTCACAGGCCGCCGCGCCGCAACTGCTGTCCCAGGGCAAGCCCGCCACCGCCTCCTCGGTCCAGGACGCCTTCGGCGCCGCCGCGGCGGTGGACGGGAACACCGGAACCCGCTGGTCCAGCGCCGCGTCCGACCCCCAGTGGCTCCAGGTGGACCTCGGCTCCAGCCAGTCCATCACCCAGGTGGTGCTCAACTGGGAGACGGCCTACGGCAAGGCGTTCACGATCCAGACCTCGGCGAACGGCACGAGCTGGACCGACATCTACTCCACCACCACCGGCACCGGAGGCGTCCAGACCCTGGCCGTCACCGGCACCGGCCGCTACGTGCGGATGTACGGCACCCAGCGCGCCACCCAGTGGGGCTACTCGCTCTGGGAGTTCCAGGTCTACGGCGGCTCGGGCAGCGGCAACCCACCCGCGACGTGCGGCGACGGCAACGCGGCACTCGGCAAGCCGTCCAGCGCCTCGTCCACCGAGAACGCCGGCACCCCCGCGTCAGCGGCCTTCGACGGCAACGCGGGCACCCGGTGGTCGAGCGCGGCCTCCGACCCGCAGTGGGTCCAGGTCGACCTGGGCTCCGCCCAGAGCGTCTGCGGTGCCCAACTGACCTGGGAGACGGCATACGCGACGGCGTACCAGATCCAGCTTTCGACCGACGGTTCCACGTGGAACACGGTGTACTCGACCACGACCGGCGGCGGTGGAACCGAGAACCTCTCCTTCACCGGCACCGGCCGCTACGTGCGGATGTACGGCACCCAGCGCGCCACCCAGTACGGCTACTCGCTCTGGGAGTTCACCGTCCTCACCCCGGGCGGCACAGGCACCCCGCCGACCGGCGGCAACGGCGACTGCCCGTGGGTCGGTTCGACCGCGCCCGTCGCGGACCGGGTGGCGCAGGTGATGGCGCAGATGACGAACGCCGAGAAGGTGTCGATCCTGCACGGCAACAACAACGCCTCGCCGTACATCGGCAACATCAACGGCATCCCGTCGCTGTGCATCCCCGCGCTCGGGCTGCAGGACGGGCCGCACGGCGTGGGCGACGGGCTCGGCGGCGTCACCCAGATGCCGTCGGCGAACGCGTCGGCGGCCACCTGGGACACTGCGCTGGAGCAGCAGTACGGTGCCGCTATCGGTGCCGAGTTCGCCGGCAAGGGTGCGCAGGTGGCCCTCGGCCCGACGCTGAACATCGTCCGCGACCCGCGCTGGGGCCGCGCGTTCGAGACGTTCGGCGAGGACCCGTACCTCAACGGGCAGATGGCCGCCGCCGACATCAAGGGCATCCAGAGCCAGGGCGTGATGGCCGAGATGAAGCACGTGGCCGTCTACAACATCGAGAACCCGGCCGGCACCGTGATCGTCGACAACCGCACTCTCCAGGAGCTGTACCTCCCGGCCTTCCAGGCGGCGGTCGCGCAGGGCTCGCCGGCGGCCGCGATGTGCGCCTACAGCGTGGTCAACAACGTGCCGGCCTGCCAGAACCCGGCGCTGATGAACGTCGGCCTCTACCAGCAGGCGAACTTCGGCGGCTTCATCACCAGCGACTGGGGCGGCACGCACTCGACGCAGGAATCCGCCAACGCCGGACTGACGGTGGAGATGCCCAACGGGTACTTCTACGCCGACTTCCTCGCCCAGGCGGTGGCGAGCGGCACCGTCAGCCAGGCGACGCTGGACACCATGACCAGCCGGCTGCTGACCCAGTACTTCGCCTTCGGCCTGTTCGACAAGGCGCCCAGCGGCTCGACCGGCGCGACCGTCACCACCAGCGCCCACCAGCAGGTCGCCCTCCAGGGGGCCGAGGAGGGCGCGGTGCTGCTGAAGAACAACGGCATCCTGCCGCTGTCCACCGCCACCACCAAGTCGATCGCGGTGATCGGCTGGGACGGCGGCGCCGGAGTGCAGACCATCGGCGGCGGCAGCGCGACCACCACCAGTTCCGGTACGGTCTGGCCGATCACGGGCATGCAGAACCGGGTGGCGGGCACCGGCACCACGGTGCAGTACAACGACGCGACCAACCTCGACTCCGCGGTCGCCCTGGCCCGCGCCTCGGACGTGGCGATCGTCTACGCGTCGGACAACTACGGCAACGAGGAGCACGACACCACCACGCTCGACCTGCCGAACAACGGCGGCGGGTCGGTCAGCGACAACGACATGATCGCCGAGGTCGCCGCGGCGAACCCGCACACGATCGTGGTGCTCAACAACAACTCGGCGATCAACATGCCGTGGCTGGGCCAGGTCGCGGGCGTCTTCGAGGGCTTCTACCCGGGCCAGGAGATCGGCACGGCGATGGCGGCGCTGATCTTCGGCGACGTCAACCCCTCCGGCAAGCTGCCGGTGACCTTCCCGAAGTCGCTCGCCGACGTGCCCGCCAACACGGCGGCGCAGTGGCCGGGCACCAACGGACAGGTCCAGTACAGCGAGGGCCTGGACGTCGGGTACCGGTGGTACGACGCGAAGAACATCGCCCCGCTCTTCCCGTTCGGCTACGGCCTGTCCTACACCACCTTCGGGTTCAGCAACCTGCAGGTGGGGGCCTTGAGCGGCGGCACGGCGACCGTGCATGCCACGGTGACCAACACCGGGTCGCGGGCGGGCACGGAGGTCGCGCAGCTCTACGTCGGGGACCCGGCGTCCACCGGCGAGCCCGTGCACCAGTTGCGCGGGTACCAGCGCGTCACGCTCTCCCCGGGCCAGTCGCAGACGGTGGCCTTCACCGTCAGCACGCACGACCTGGCCTACTGGAACACCGCGAACAGCAACTGGACCACCGCGGCCGGCAACTACGGCATCCTCGTGGGCGACTCCTCGCGGAACCTGCCGCTGACCGGCACGCTCACCGTGCCGGCCACTGTCAACGGCAACCTGGCCGCGGCCGTGACCCCGAAGGCCGCCGCCTCCGGCCCGGCCGCGACCGCCGCGCCGCTGTCCGTGCCCAACCCGTACGGCATGAGCAGCCCGGTGCACAAGCGGGTCGACTGGGCGTACGGCGGCACCACCACGGGCGTCAGCTACACCGCGACCGGGCTGCCGCCGGGCATCTCGCTCTCGGCCGACGGGACCTTCAGCGGCGCGGCCGACACGGCGGGCACCTGGACGGTGACGGTCACCGGCCGGAACGCGGCGGGCTCCCAGGGTTCCGCGACGTTCGTCTGGACGGCGACCTGA
- a CDS encoding SDR family NAD(P)-dependent oxidoreductase, translated as MTRTVLVTGGSGGIGRAVAARFAADRAQVVLTGRHGNTVARAAAELGVRGVVCDATDPAQTAALAGQLATVDVLVNAAGGLPVPAPAGTPPLEALLAEWSSSLGANLLSAVLTTAAVRDTLADGGTVISVGSIGAERRGGSYGAAKAALGAWSTSLSAELAPRGVTSNVISPGYVTGTDFFRGGMTGARHTALVQETHNQRPGTPEDIAETAFFLASPGARHITGQTLHVNGGAFTTR; from the coding sequence TTGACCCGTACCGTGCTCGTCACCGGCGGAAGCGGCGGAATCGGCCGTGCCGTCGCCGCGCGCTTCGCCGCCGACCGTGCCCAGGTCGTGCTGACGGGGCGGCACGGCAACACCGTGGCGCGTGCCGCGGCGGAACTCGGCGTGCGCGGGGTGGTCTGCGACGCGACCGACCCGGCGCAGACCGCGGCGCTCGCGGGGCAACTGGCCACGGTGGACGTGCTGGTCAACGCCGCCGGCGGCCTGCCCGTCCCGGCGCCCGCTGGCACGCCCCCGCTGGAGGCCCTGCTCGCCGAGTGGAGTTCGAGCCTCGGCGCCAACCTGCTCAGTGCGGTGCTGACCACAGCGGCCGTCCGCGACACGCTCGCCGACGGCGGCACCGTGATCAGCGTCGGATCCATCGGCGCCGAGCGGCGCGGCGGGTCGTACGGCGCGGCCAAGGCGGCGCTCGGCGCGTGGAGCACGTCGCTGTCCGCGGAACTCGCCCCGCGCGGCGTGACCAGCAACGTGATCTCGCCCGGGTACGTCACGGGAACGGACTTCTTCCGCGGCGGTATGACCGGGGCCCGCCACACCGCCCTGGTCCAGGAGACGCACAACCAGCGCCCGGGCACCCCCGAGGACATCGCCGAGACCGCGTTCTTCCTCGCCTCCCCGGGCGCCCGGCACATCACCGGCCAGACCCTGCACGTCAACGGCGGCGCCTTCACGACGCGTTGA
- a CDS encoding class I SAM-dependent methyltransferase codes for MSDGDRAQGGDTTGSGAGGGAAGGGPTGAGPTGGGPAEAGGVSGGDPTRSADGALARGAGRLRVELDGVPETLLWNLVHRAAEAGRPPGKRLLDDPLAVDLVDRIDYPFDRFGAPVMAQWHALRVRAFDDEVRRFAAEHPGGTVVALGEGLETQFWRVDDGRLRWLTVDLPETVAVRAALLPDDPPRRRTVARSALDLAWMDEISAADAAKGVLVTAQGLLMYLPERDAKGLIAACARRFPGGWFLFDTLPRAQVAQSRKTPADGRRGGYRAPRWEWGMDYREYPKVASASPLITRVRSLPFRRGRGLYALAPLSHRIPGVRSMRMSIISVRFGAADPLARDTGE; via the coding sequence ATGAGTGACGGGGACCGGGCACAGGGCGGGGACACGACCGGAAGCGGAGCCGGAGGCGGCGCGGCGGGTGGCGGGCCGACGGGTGCCGGGCCGACGGGTGGTGGGCCGGCCGAGGCGGGTGGGGTGTCGGGCGGGGACCCGACCCGTTCGGCGGATGGTGCGCTCGCGCGCGGGGCCGGCCGGCTCAGGGTCGAGTTGGACGGTGTGCCGGAGACCCTGCTGTGGAACCTCGTCCACCGCGCGGCCGAGGCGGGACGGCCGCCCGGGAAACGACTGCTGGACGATCCGCTCGCGGTGGACCTGGTGGACCGGATCGACTACCCCTTCGACCGCTTCGGCGCCCCGGTGATGGCGCAGTGGCACGCGTTGAGGGTGCGGGCCTTCGACGACGAGGTCCGCCGGTTCGCCGCCGAACATCCCGGCGGCACCGTCGTCGCGCTCGGCGAGGGCCTGGAGACGCAGTTCTGGCGGGTGGACGACGGCCGGCTGCGCTGGCTGACCGTCGACCTGCCGGAGACGGTCGCGGTCCGTGCCGCGCTGCTGCCCGACGACCCGCCGCGGCGCCGTACGGTGGCCCGCTCCGCACTCGACCTCGCGTGGATGGACGAGATCTCGGCGGCCGACGCGGCGAAAGGCGTCCTGGTCACCGCGCAGGGCCTGCTGATGTACCTGCCGGAGCGCGACGCCAAGGGGCTGATCGCCGCGTGCGCGCGACGGTTCCCCGGCGGGTGGTTCCTCTTCGACACGCTGCCGCGTGCGCAGGTCGCGCAGAGCCGGAAGACCCCGGCGGACGGGCGGCGCGGGGGGTACCGGGCGCCGCGCTGGGAGTGGGGGATGGACTACCGGGAGTACCCCAAGGTCGCGTCGGCGTCCCCGCTGATCACGCGGGTGCGCAGCCTCCCGTTCCGGCGCGGCCGCGGCCTGTACGCGCTCGCGCCCCTCTCGCACCGCATCCCGGGGGTACGGTCGATGCGGATGTCGATCATCTCGGTGCGCTTCGGCGCGGCCGACCCACTCGCGCGGGACACGGGCGAGTAG
- a CDS encoding MarR family winged helix-turn-helix transcriptional regulator, with protein sequence MTDREADTADAANIGEAPEAPEAPEASGAPGPPVPVHSDAYVSGDAPPGAPPGTPPPYPAADIAAAWQRERPGTPTSSIEVVTPIWRLAKLFADDRGRVLRAAGIDAATLDLLSVLRRAGPPYTLSTREIVRRTLVTAGAVSQRVARAEDGGLVRRGPAPTGGRTVLVTLTDDGHALIERSVDAVLGREATLVAGLSASEREVLVGLLDKLFADVRARTG encoded by the coding sequence ATGACCGACCGCGAGGCGGACACCGCGGACGCGGCGAACATCGGGGAGGCACCGGAGGCACCGGAGGCACCGGAGGCATCGGGCGCGCCCGGCCCCCCGGTCCCGGTCCACTCCGACGCCTACGTCTCGGGCGACGCCCCGCCCGGCGCGCCGCCGGGGACACCCCCGCCCTACCCCGCCGCCGACATCGCGGCTGCCTGGCAGCGGGAGCGCCCCGGCACCCCGACCTCGTCGATCGAGGTCGTCACGCCCATCTGGCGGCTCGCCAAGCTCTTCGCCGACGACCGTGGTCGGGTGCTGCGCGCCGCCGGCATCGACGCGGCCACCCTCGACCTCCTCTCGGTGCTCCGGCGCGCCGGGCCGCCGTACACCCTCTCCACCCGTGAGATCGTGCGCCGCACGCTGGTCACGGCAGGTGCCGTCTCGCAGCGGGTGGCCCGCGCGGAGGACGGCGGTTTGGTCCGCCGCGGCCCCGCGCCGACCGGCGGACGGACGGTCCTGGTCACGCTGACCGACGACGGCCACGCCTTGATCGAGCGGTCGGTCGACGCGGTGCTCGGGCGGGAGGCGACCCTCGTGGCGGGCCTGTCCGCGTCCGAGCGGGAGGTGCTGGTCGGGCTGCTGGACAAGCTCTTCGCGGATGTGCGGGCGCGGACGGGGTGA